The following are from one region of the Magallana gigas chromosome 4, xbMagGiga1.1, whole genome shotgun sequence genome:
- the LOC105335454 gene encoding properdin isoform X1 has protein sequence MKNFEFYVFALVLVSLELIATDAQFTCFRKYRERKGKEFCKGPLKNRKKFNSPETCCAKKGKGFAMSMVKLGGKNKFQCMSCSVLKKTTLAPTFPPTPEVTTGLPEWGRWNPCTVTCGYGWRNRYRLCDDCDKNHFNYVQSQPCLVNFYCPMDGNWGNWMGWSKCSADCGGGTRTRVRRCNYPPPTHGGKNCPGPGVKEEPCNEEPCKVDGHWGTWSQFTLCSATCGSGTMVRTRTCDNPPAQFGGKQCNGPPYEEKRCKNKNCPLHGGWSMWGPWSECSVTCDTGVVTRTRTCDSPRPLFGGRECEGSATDTRDCTANKQCPVHGGWTSWTLQGRCNAPRCETGTSIRSRSCTNPRPRNGGRPCVGRSYSRETCVNDENCPKSGEWCNWNEWSQCTATCTGLNSMQVRQRSCQCPGPQAGGSECDGSKYEARECVNVQPCNPYGAFVGQRGRKDEDSYSTSVNTTEDAGKNDKVRNYSIDRGYEGRDIVRETGNQFD, from the exons ATGAAGAATTTTGAGTTTTATGTGTTCGCTCTGGTACTTGTGTCTTTGGAACTTATTGCGACTGATG CACAGTTTACTTGTTTCCGAAAATATCGGGAGAGGAAGGGTAAGGAATTTTGCAAAGGTCCATTGAAGAACAGGAAAAAATTCAACTCACCAGAAACTTGCTGCGCTAAAAAGGGCAAAGGGTTCGCCATGTCAATG GTCAAACTTGGTGGAAAAAACAAATTCCAATGCATGTCCTGCAGCGTTTTAAAAAAGACAACCTTGGCACCGACATTCCCGCCCAcgccggaagtgacgacag GGCTGCCGGAGTGGGGCCGCTGGAACCCGTGCACCGTGACGTGTGGATACGGTTGGCGGAACAGATACAGGCTGTGTGACGACTGTGACAAGAACCACTTCAACTACGTCCAGTCCCAGCCCTGCCTGGTCAACTTCTACTGCCCGA TGGACGGGAATTGGGGTAACTGGATGGGGTGGAGCAAGTGCTCGGCTGACTGTGGGGGAGGAACAAGAACCAGGGTCCGCCGATGTAACTATCCCCCACCCACACACGGCGGCAAAAACTGCCCGGGGCCAGGGGTGAAGGAGGAACCTTGTAACGAAGAGCCATGCAAAG TTGATGGACATTGGGGCACGTGGTCACAGTTTACGCTGTGTAGCGCCACCTGTGGGTCAGGAACCATGGTGAGAACTAGAACATGCGACAACCCCCCGGCACAGTTTGGCGGAAAACAATGCAATGGGCCTCCTTACGAGGAAAAACGctgcaaaaataaaaactgcCCAT TACATGGCGGATGGTCCATGTGGGGGCCCTGGAGTGAATGCTCCGTCACGTGCGATACAGGCGTGGTGACGCGCACGCGCACTTGCGACAGTCCCCGCCCCCTGTTTGGTGGCCGGGAGTGTGAGGGATCCGCCACTGATACCAGGGATTGTACAGCAAACAAGCAATGTCCAG TGCATGGTGGATGGACCTCTTGGACGCTACAAGGACGTTGCAACGCGCCTCGATGTGAAACCGGAACTTCAATTCGATCGCGCAGCTGCACGAATCCTCGGCCAAGAAATGGCGGTCGGCCGTGTGTCGGTCGATCGTACAGCAGGGAAACGTGTGTGAACGACGAGAATTGTCCCA AGTCTGGCGAGTGGTGTAATTGGAACGAGTGGTCACAGTGTACGGCCACGTGCACGGGCCTCAACTCCATGCAGGTGCGCCAGAGGTCGTGTCAGTGCCCGGGGCCCCAGGCAGGTGGCAGCGAGTGCGATG GAAGCAAGTACGAGGCCCGGGAATGCGTGAATGTCCAGCCCTGTAACCCTTACGGCGCCTTCGTGGGTCAGA GAGGAAGAAAAGATGAAGATTCCTACAGTACTTCAGTGAACACAACGGAGGATGCCGGGAAAAATGATAAGGTCAGGAACTATAGCATTGACAGAG GATATGAAGGTCGTGATATCGTGAGAGAAACTGGAAACCAGTTTGATTGA
- the LOC105335454 gene encoding coadhesin isoform X2, with amino-acid sequence MKNFEFYVFALVLVSLELIATDAQFTCFRKYRERKGKEFCKGPLKNRKKFNSPETCCAKKGKGFAMSMVKLGGKNKFQCMSCSVLKKTTLAPTFPPTPEVTTGLPEWGRWNPCTVTCGYGWRNRYRLCDDCDKNHFNYVQSQPCLVNFYCPMDGNWGNWMGWSKCSADCGGGTRTRVRRCNYPPPTHGGKNCPGPGVKEEPCNEEPCKVDGHWGTWSQFTLCSATCGSGTMVRTRTCDNPPAQFGGKQCNGPPYEEKRCKNKNCPLHGGWSMWGPWSECSVTCDTGVVTRTRTCDSPRPLFGGRECEGSATDTRDCTANKQCPVHGGWTSWTLQGRCNAPRCETGTSIRSRSCTNPRPRNGGRPCVGRSYSRETCVNDENCPKSGEWCNWNEWSQCTATCTGLNSMQVRQRSCQCPGPQAGGSECDGSKYEARECVNVQPCNPYGAFVGQRGRKDEDSYSTSVNTTEDAGKNDKDMKVVIS; translated from the exons ATGAAGAATTTTGAGTTTTATGTGTTCGCTCTGGTACTTGTGTCTTTGGAACTTATTGCGACTGATG CACAGTTTACTTGTTTCCGAAAATATCGGGAGAGGAAGGGTAAGGAATTTTGCAAAGGTCCATTGAAGAACAGGAAAAAATTCAACTCACCAGAAACTTGCTGCGCTAAAAAGGGCAAAGGGTTCGCCATGTCAATG GTCAAACTTGGTGGAAAAAACAAATTCCAATGCATGTCCTGCAGCGTTTTAAAAAAGACAACCTTGGCACCGACATTCCCGCCCAcgccggaagtgacgacag GGCTGCCGGAGTGGGGCCGCTGGAACCCGTGCACCGTGACGTGTGGATACGGTTGGCGGAACAGATACAGGCTGTGTGACGACTGTGACAAGAACCACTTCAACTACGTCCAGTCCCAGCCCTGCCTGGTCAACTTCTACTGCCCGA TGGACGGGAATTGGGGTAACTGGATGGGGTGGAGCAAGTGCTCGGCTGACTGTGGGGGAGGAACAAGAACCAGGGTCCGCCGATGTAACTATCCCCCACCCACACACGGCGGCAAAAACTGCCCGGGGCCAGGGGTGAAGGAGGAACCTTGTAACGAAGAGCCATGCAAAG TTGATGGACATTGGGGCACGTGGTCACAGTTTACGCTGTGTAGCGCCACCTGTGGGTCAGGAACCATGGTGAGAACTAGAACATGCGACAACCCCCCGGCACAGTTTGGCGGAAAACAATGCAATGGGCCTCCTTACGAGGAAAAACGctgcaaaaataaaaactgcCCAT TACATGGCGGATGGTCCATGTGGGGGCCCTGGAGTGAATGCTCCGTCACGTGCGATACAGGCGTGGTGACGCGCACGCGCACTTGCGACAGTCCCCGCCCCCTGTTTGGTGGCCGGGAGTGTGAGGGATCCGCCACTGATACCAGGGATTGTACAGCAAACAAGCAATGTCCAG TGCATGGTGGATGGACCTCTTGGACGCTACAAGGACGTTGCAACGCGCCTCGATGTGAAACCGGAACTTCAATTCGATCGCGCAGCTGCACGAATCCTCGGCCAAGAAATGGCGGTCGGCCGTGTGTCGGTCGATCGTACAGCAGGGAAACGTGTGTGAACGACGAGAATTGTCCCA AGTCTGGCGAGTGGTGTAATTGGAACGAGTGGTCACAGTGTACGGCCACGTGCACGGGCCTCAACTCCATGCAGGTGCGCCAGAGGTCGTGTCAGTGCCCGGGGCCCCAGGCAGGTGGCAGCGAGTGCGATG GAAGCAAGTACGAGGCCCGGGAATGCGTGAATGTCCAGCCCTGTAACCCTTACGGCGCCTTCGTGGGTCAGA GAGGAAGAAAAGATGAAGATTCCTACAGTACTTCAGTGAACACAACGGAGGATGCCGGGAAAAATGATAAG GATATGAAGGTCGTGATATCGTGA